The Pseudomonas sp. FP198 genomic interval GCTTGGCAATTGTCAATAATGACTGCTGGTCGAGTGACCTCGTTTTAGCTTGGAAATACGATGCCAGTGAAGAGCCCCATATCGCGTTCCACCAGGGTAGGGAGGGATGCCCGATAAGTCCGGATATCATTAGCAACGTACTGATGCGGACTGTCGAAGTAAGCCACGACGGTAAAGGCGACTACGTGGCAGAGGGATGTGGAGGACATTGGGAGGCCTCAGGGGACGAATCGTTTTTTAAATTGATGCTCGCCATTAAAATGGGCGTTGCGGTGGAAAATATCAGCGAACAACAAGCTGCTGGGTTCCGACGTGAAATGATTGCAGTGATTACGGAGCAGCGTGTTGTTTTAGCGGGGCGGTTGATGGTTAGCGGGATAGGCGACTCGAGAGTAGGGAACACGATAGACGTATTCGATACTCCGTTCAGCTCGGCTGCGAGCCAGCCTATCCAGATGCAGCTCAATCCAGACTGGGTGAACCCAGAAACGAGATTGGCTTGTAAGTACTCGCCGGTGATCGTCAATGAGGCAGCTGATCCGGATGTACTGGAAAGCATGCAGGCCATTTTGGACAACCGAATCAAAACATGTCGAGAATTGTCCATGGAACGCGCGATGCCGGGTGACGGTGGCTGGTTTTCATTTCTGCGGGGCCCTCAGTTACACCAGCCTCATTTACACAGCGGGACGGTTCCGACAATTGTAATCAGCGGCGGAAGTGCGAATAAATTGGCAGCTGAACTGAGTAAAGATTACAGTTTGGTATGGCACCCAAAAAATATGAGCAGCGATCTTGATCGTGCTGAGCCGGTTTATTTGCTTGTGCATAAAATGGATTATCCAAGCTACGCTTCTGCCATGAAGGAAACGCTTGCAGAAAATTCTAACCTGCACCTGGTTGGATGGGACGGTGGAGAACTTACCGGGTTTGGCGCTGCAAGAGCCTCTGCGCTGGCCTTTGCCGATACATTGCCGTATAGCCCGAACAGAATTGTCATGGTCGATCAGGATGTTGTAAAAACTGAGCAGACACGTCCCACAAACCCACAGGTTCGGAAAAATATAGAACAACTGCATCAGCTGACAGAAAAGCCGGTTGTGGGTTACGGTGTCGGTTACCCTACACGCCAACAGTCTCCCCGACCTTTTCAAATACCGGGGCTCCTGAGCTGTCTGATTTCAATTCGCCAGCGCAGCAATTTGTATCCATCAAGGCGCCTTTTCGTATGAAGTGGGATGACGGTATGTATCCACCCTATATGGTGGCGGGAGGAGAGGACATGTTGATGGGGCAAAAGTTAGGATTGATTCAGGATAAAAAGAACTCGGTGCTGCTGGCGGAGAGGATAGTAAAGAAGGAGCTTGAAGGTGCTTCTGATGTACCGAACGCTTACTGGAATGATAGTCGTGTTAGAACCCTGGAGAAGATTTTTGAAAGAGAACGTACTGTGGCTGTTGAGTTTGAAGGAGAGCGGATGAGCCTTGAAGATTTGATGGTTAAGTTCAAGAGCAATGGTTGGATTCAGTCCCATCCTAGCGCGGAGTCTTATAACGTAGCGGCGTGCATTGTCGAGAGGGTAATCTTGCGTTTAAACAAGGAGCTGGCTAAATCGACACCCTAGAATCAAAATTGAGGCGTGGCGCCTTGGAGTTCTCAGAGCTCGTTCCATTTTGATAGATTCAATGTCGTGGCGTGCAGATGTACACAAAGCTTTGTTTCTATAGATATTGGATTGCTGATTGAGGTGATTGATTTTTTAGATTCTGGCCATAACCTACAATTCGTGTCGCGGTTTCCTACGTCTACAGCATCCAAATCCTACGGACTCCTCCCAAACATCTTCCTATAGTCACGCAGCTCGTCTCCCGAGCCTGATCACACCCCGGGCTCGATCGCGCTTCAGTAACTTTCTATAGAGAAATCCCTGCGTATGGACAGTACAACTGATCAAACACCGGCTCAGTCATATGTTTTTGACCGCTGGTTATTGCAAAGCGATGGAACGCTGATGCGAGAGGGACAAGGAGTTCACGTTCCACCCAAAGAGTTGCAGGTGCTGCGCCTGTTGTTGCGGTCGGCGGGTACGGTCGTCCACAAGGATTACCTGCTGGATCATGTCTGGCCGCGAATGGATGCGGCGGAGGAGTCATTGACCCGTTGTATCTATGCACTGCGCAAATTGTTCAGGGAGGACAAGGATTACATTGCGACGGTTTACGGCCAGGGTTATCGATTCACCGGTTGCGTGGTTGAACTCGATGTGCCGAGCCAGGCGAGGGTGATAGTGCCGTCGCTGGCGGTTTTGCCTTTTCGTCACCTGGATGACATGGCGGCGCTGGATCTGCAGGACCTGATGATCCGTCAACTGACCACGGCATTCGGCGAGGCGCTGCACGTCATTCCCTCGGGGCTGATCGCGTCCGCCCTGGTATCGGCGGATTCACGGTCGCTGGCCGGGCGACTGTCGGCAGATTATTGCCTGAGCGGGCGTCATATCGGCTTGGGTGAACAGCGACACTGGTCGGTCGAATTGATTCGTGGCGGTGACCAGGCGCTGCTGCATGGGCAGACGCTGGACGCCCTCGACCGAGGGGAGGCACTGGGCGCGCTGACTTGTCTGGTCGCCCAGCGTGTGCCCGGCTTGCGCCCCATGGGTGATCGTTGTGGGTCTTATCCGGTGGCGATGGCCTATCTCAATGGCTTGTGCTGCTTGCAGCAACACACGGCGCAAAGTCTGCGTGATGCGCTGGTGTTGTTCAGGCATTGCTTGAAGCTCGATGCCGGGTATGCGCCGCCCTGGTGTGGTGTGGCGGATGTCTGGCTGGGGCAGGTGATGATCGGGTTGGGCGAGCCGGAGCGGGCGATCGAAGAGGCGCATTCGGCAGTTTCCCATGCATTGGCGCTGGATCCCTGCGGCATCCCGGCATTGACGCGACTGGCGCTGCTGACCAGCCTGCGCGGCTGCGATCAGGCGGCCCAGGTGTTGTTCCGGCGCTGCCTGTTGTCGGTCGACCAGGCGGATGTCCACTATTTCCATGCCTGGCACCACTGGTCCTGGCAGCGCAGCGATCAGGCTGCGCGGAGTATCGACAAGTGCCTGCAACATGATCCAGGGGGTGTCCGGGCGCAAGCCTTACAGGCTCGAATCGGGCTTGGGCGCGATGGCGAATCGGTTGGTGCCTGGGCGTATCGGAACCTGCAACCGGGAGGCGGCCGTCATGTCCATGAGCGGTGTCTGGCATGAGCCGGCGCGGGGCTCGCTGGTTTCGTTGGCCGCTTTACCTGAGCCTGATAGTGAGCATGCCTCAGGCGCACGCCTTCTGCTGGAGCAAGGCGGGCGAGGCGCATGCGATCGAGCCCGAATTGCTGCAAGCGATTGCCGACGTCGAATCCTCCCGGCGCTCCGATGTAATCAACCACAATGGCAATGGCACGCGTGATATCGGCCTGATGCAGATCAACAGCATCCACCTGCAACGATTGCGCGCCCGGGGTATTACCGAGCGACGTTTGCTGGCCGAACCGTGCCTGTCGGTGGAGGTCGGCGCATCGGTGCTCGCCGGGTTCATCAAGCGTTACGGTTATAACTGGATGGCGGTCGGCGCTTACAACGCGGGAAACTCTCCCGACCGTCAGGCCGCGCGGATACGTTATGCGCGCAAGGTCTGGCAGCGCTATCAAGAGCTCACCCAAGCCCGGGAATGACGGCCCCCTTGGCCCGGCGGGTCGGTAATTCTGATCCTGCGCGGGCAGCGATCGACAGAATCCCATCAGGAAGCCCACGGACGGATTTCCTACCCTGCCTGCTCACTTGCCTCGCCGGAATTT includes:
- a CDS encoding transglycosylase SLT domain-containing protein, with translation MPQAHAFCWSKAGEAHAIEPELLQAIADVESSRRSDVINHNGNGTRDIGLMQINSIHLQRLRARGITERRLLAEPCLSVEVGASVLAGFIKRYGYNWMAVGAYNAGNSPDRQAARIRYARKVWQRYQELTQARE
- a CDS encoding winged helix-turn-helix domain-containing protein, with the translated sequence MREGQGVHVPPKELQVLRLLLRSAGTVVHKDYLLDHVWPRMDAAEESLTRCIYALRKLFREDKDYIATVYGQGYRFTGCVVELDVPSQARVIVPSLAVLPFRHLDDMAALDLQDLMIRQLTTAFGEALHVIPSGLIASALVSADSRSLAGRLSADYCLSGRHIGLGEQRHWSVELIRGGDQALLHGQTLDALDRGEALGALTCLVAQRVPGLRPMGDRCGSYPVAMAYLNGLCCLQQHTAQSLRDALVLFRHCLKLDAGYAPPWCGVADVWLGQVMIGLGEPERAIEEAHSAVSHALALDPCGIPALTRLALLTSLRGCDQAAQVLFRRCLLSVDQADVHYFHAWHHWSWQRSDQAARSIDKCLQHDPGGVRAQALQARIGLGRDGESVGAWAYRNLQPGGGRHVHERCLA